Genomic DNA from Pelosinus sp. UFO1:
AAATTGCGTTGTCCTTTAAAGCTCCCTATTTGTGTCTTTTGGTGCTCATTTTTATTTTGACCTTTGGATTAGTGAATGTTGAGGTAGTTTTTGGCTTATATGTAGATGCTAAATATGGATTTACGCCTAAAGATATAGCAATTTTGCTTACGGTAGGTGCGTTAATGGGCGTTTTAATGCAGGGCGTATTAATTGATTGGTTATTGCGTCAATTTGGCGAAAGACAGGTCATCAATGTAAGTCTACTCTTATCTGCTCTATTTTTGGTACTGATGTTATTGACAGGAAATTTTTACTACATATTGCTTGTTACAACTCTTTTCATTTCTGTTACCTCTATCTTGCGCCCGGCAATTAATACTTTATTATCAAAAATGGCGGGGCAAGAACAAGGATTTGTTGCTGGTATGAGTAATGCCTATACGAGTTTAGGCATTATTATCGGCCCAGCAACTGCAGGTATTTTATTTGATATACATATTGATCTTCCTTATATGCTCGGGGCAGTGTTGATACTAATTAGCTTGGCTATACCTATTAGCGCCACAAGGGAAAAGAGCGTTATTTTAACGGAATAAAGGAATTTTGGTTCAAAAGGCGGGTACGCCTACCGAATAGAATAAACTCCAGAAAAGTTTGCAATACTTTTCTGGAGTTTATTTACGGAATCAGAAAGTATAACACTTTCTTGATTCCAAGTAAGAACGACTAAGGCTTCTGCCTGCGTCTGAGGACTTGGCACAAGCCAAGTCTTTTCTTATGATGGAAATCATAATGATTTCCCTATAATTTAATTTTAAAATATCTCCAACCCAACAGGACAATGATCACTTCCCATGATTTCACAATGAATTGTAGCGGCTTTCATAGAATCCCTTAACCGATCCGAAAGGAGAAAGTAATCAATACGCCAACCAATATTACGATCCCTTGCTTTCATCATGTAGGACCACCAAGTATAAGCATCCTTCTCAGTTGGATGTAAGTATCTAAAGCTGTCTGTAAATCCAGCTTGTAAAAGAGTTGTCATTTTGCCTCTTTCTTCATCGGTAAAACCAGCATTGCGTCGATTGGATTTCGGATTCTTAATGTCGATTTCTTCGTGAGCAACGTTAAGGTCACCGCAGACAATGACAGGTTTTTTCTTGTCTAGCTCTTTAAGGTAGCTCCGAAAGTCATCTTCCCATTTCATACGGTAATCTAGACGCAAAAGCTCTCGTTTTGAATTTGGTGTATAAACATTTACGAGAAAAAAATCTTCAAATTCTACTGTGATGATGCGGCCTTCTTGGTCATGCTCTTCTAGATTCATGCCATAGGTTACTGACAGAGGTTTGATACGTGTGAATACAGCCGTTCCAGAGTAACCTTTTTTAATTGCACTATTCCAGTACTTTTCAAAGCCAGGAAGGTCTAATTGGGCTTGATCGGGCTGCATCTTTGTTTCCTGTAAACAAAAAATATCAGCGTTTATGGTATTGAAGAAATCTTCAAAGCCCTTACCAAGGCATGCTCTAAGTCCATTTACATTCCATGATACTAATTTCATATACAATCCTCATTTCTATATGTTGATACAACTGAAAATGGCCTTTTAATTAATTGACATTAGTAGATACTATTTACTATAAATAAGAAAATACCTCTTTTATTGCTAAAAATTGCGATAGAAAAACCCAAACCATAATTGGTTTGGGTTTTTCATATGCCTCATAATAGTACGCTATTTTCCTTGCCGTATTATCAGATTAAATAAGATGGGTCATATGAACTAAGTTTAACACAAATAAGCTAGCTGCGATAAAAACGAAAGCAAATGCTCCAAGTTTCAGAACCATAATATCAATCCTTCCTTTACAGTTTTATTTGTTTGTCGATTCATTAATGTAAAATATAGATATAAAAAGATAACGGGGAAGATGCGTTAGATAATTCACATGTATAAGGCAATTCCTAGTTTATCTGTTTCCATAAAAATTATCAAATCGTTACAAGAACACTCTGACAACATTAAGACGTATTTTGTTCAAATAGATAAGATTTGCTGTTATTTTCTTTATAATTGAAAAAATTCATAAAATTTCAGTATATCATAATAAATTCTAATAATAAAGTATTTTTATAGAAAATTCATTAAATTCAGAATAAATTAACATGTAATTTTAATCCCAAATGATTATAGTAATAGAAAAAAGGGCATGGGTCACTGGAATCGCAATCTTCTTTGTGATATAGTTTAAAAAATAGGCAGCTCTTTATTAGAATTTATCCGATGACTAAACCGCTCTAAGACTCCCATCTTCATCTCGTTAACAGCCTGTAATATCCTGCCCTCTGGTTAGGATAACAGTCTGTAAACTCGAAGTAAGTTCGCTCTAAGGATTTTCGAATCCAAGGCTCACTTATATAAGTGGGAGTTAAGAGCGGCTAAGTCCCTGGATAAGTGCGACTAAGATTCAGACGGAGTTAAAACTCCATCTGAATCAAGTCTTCTTTATATAAAAGTGGTTTGGGGGACGTTATTATTGAATTGGCGTAGAAATCTGTGGGTTTTATCAATAGCAGTTATGTTATCGGGGTCAAGTTATACAATGGTGATTCCGTTTTTGCCTCTATATCTTTTAGATATTGGGGTAAGTCAGAATGAAGTGAATATGTGGTCTGGGGTTATATTCTCTGTTTCTTTTTTAGTTGCCGGATTAATGGCACCTTATTGGGGGCGATGTGCAGATAAGACGGGCAAAAGGCGTATGATCATGCGGGCAGGTTTTAGTCTGTCAGTGGTATATTTCTTAGGTGCATTCGTTAGAAATCCAATCGACTTATTAGTTGTTAGAATTCTGCAAGGTTTTGCAAATGGCTTTGTTCCCGCGTCTATGGCGATTGTTGCTTCATCGACGCCAAAGG
This window encodes:
- a CDS encoding exodeoxyribonuclease III produces the protein MKLVSWNVNGLRACLGKGFEDFFNTINADIFCLQETKMQPDQAQLDLPGFEKYWNSAIKKGYSGTAVFTRIKPLSVTYGMNLEEHDQEGRIITVEFEDFFLVNVYTPNSKRELLRLDYRMKWEDDFRSYLKELDKKKPVIVCGDLNVAHEEIDIKNPKSNRRNAGFTDEERGKMTTLLQAGFTDSFRYLHPTEKDAYTWWSYMMKARDRNIGWRIDYFLLSDRLRDSMKAATIHCEIMGSDHCPVGLEIF